The stretch of DNA TGAACCCGAGCATCCCGATGGGGAGTGTCTTCATCGACTCCTGAGTGAGCAGGAGGTTCGCGAACGTGAAGTCGCTCCACGAGATGGCAAACGAGAAAATCGAGACGGCGATGATCCCCGGCAGCGCCATCGGGATGGCCACGTCGCGCATCGCTCGGAGGCGACTCGCGCCGTAGATCCAGGCGCTCTCCTCGTAGCTGATCGGCACCGTCTGGAAGAACTTCCACATCAGCCAGATGTCGAAAGGGAGCGCGTGGGCGCTGTGAGCGAGGATGATCCCCGGGTAGCTGTTCAGCAGCTGCAGGTCCCGCCAGATCATGAACATCGGCAGGGCGAGCAGGAGCGGCGGGAACATGTAGGAGAACAGCACCGACTGCGCGAGCCGTTTCTTGCCCGGGAAGCTGAACCGGGTCAGCGAGTAGCCCGCGAGCGTCGCCGAGACGACGCTGATGACCATCGTCCCCAGCGCGGCGACGATGCTGTTCAGGTAGAACCGCGCGAACGAGGTTTCCGTGAACAGCCCCGCGAAGTTCCCGAGCGTCGGGCTCCGTGGGACGAACAGGAACGTGTTCGAGAACAGCTCCAGTTCGGGCTGGATCGACGCCTTCAGCATGACGTACGTCGGGAACCCGACGACGATCACCGTCGCCCCAACCAGGAACCTGAACAGCCACGTGCTCAGGCGTCGCTGCGTGGCGTGGGGGACGTTGCGGACGTAGTAGTCGATGAGGCGCTCGATCGGCGATTTGGACGTGGAGTAGCTCATTCGACACGGACCTCCTGTTCGGGGTTGAACTTACCGAAGTAGACGACGGCCCCGACGACGAGGGTCAGGAACAGCGTCGAGGCGATGGCCAGCGACTCCCCGAGTTGCCACTGGTTGAACGCCACGCGGTACGCGTACACCGGCAGCGTCGTCGTCGCCTGACTGGGGCCGCCCCGTGTCATGATCCAGATGATGTCGAACTTGTTGAACATCCAGATGCCGCGGAGCAGCACCACGAGGATTATCATCCCCTTCAGATTGGGGAGCGTGATGTCACGGAAGCGCTGCCAGGCGTTGGCGCCGTTGACCCGCGCGGCGTCGTAGTAGCCCGACGGAATGGCCTCTAGTCGAGCGAGTGACATCATCACGACGAAGATCGACCACTTCCAACTCGCCGCGGTGATGAGCGCGTACATCGCGATGTCGGTGTTGCCGAGGAAGTTGATCGCGCTGTCGATGATCCCGAAGCGCATCGCCAGCAGGTTGATGACGCCGTAGTTCGGGTTCATCATCCACTGGAACACGAGCCCAACGACGATGACGGGAATGAGGTAGGGGAGCAACACGACAGCTCTGGCGAGGGCGTTCCCTCGGAACGAGCGCTGGAGGATGAGCGCGAAGACGATTCCGAGGATCCCTTGGACCGACACGGAGCCGAAGCCGAAGATCACTGACTTGACCACCGCGGACCAGTAGAAGCCGTCCTCGAGGAAGATGTGTCGGTAGTTCCCGACCGCCGCCCACTCCCACACCGGATTGAAGGCGTTGATGGAGAAGAGACTCCCCGCCAGCGCCCACACGATGGGGAAGACGGCGATGAACAGGAACAGGAGCATGACCGGCGAGAGGCTTCCATATCCGAGGAACGTCTCGTTCTCCAGCAGGTCGCTGAACCGGTCACGCAGCGTCGACTCTTCGGCCGGCGCCTCGACACTGCTCGTCGGCGTGGCCTCGCCCATCTACGCCCACCTCCCTGAACTCTTTCGGATCATCACTGTTCGAAGTTGGCCATGACCTCTCGGGAGCGGTCCCCGGCCTGATCGATCGCCTCGTCGATGCTCATGTCCCCGTGCAGGTAGTTGAACAGCATGTTGCCGAACGTCGACTCGGAGAACACCGGCGAGGCCAGCGCGTTGTTGGGGTCCGTCTCGCCCACGAGCGTCTTCGCGGTTTCGACCATCTTCACCACGTCCTCGATGCGGATGTGGTCGTTCGGCCGCACCCACGTGTCGATGAACTCGTTGTCGAGGAACTCCTCGTCGTCGACGGCCGCTGGGAACGGCGGCAGGTTGTGTAGCGGCGCGATGTGCAGCAGTTCGTACAGCGGCTCGGGCCGGGACATGAACTGTACGAACTCCCGAGCGCCCTCCTTGTTGTCCGCAGCGTCGAACATGACCCAGCCCTCCGAGAAAGCCTGGTGGCTCTGCTCCGCGTTCGACGGCGGATGCATGAGGCCGGTATCCTCGGCGACGGCCTCGTTGTTCGACACCGCTTGCTGGAGCGGCCGCGCGCCGAAGTACTTCACTTCGTTCACCTGTTCGGACCAGTACGACTCGATCTGTGGGCCGTAGCCGTAGCCCGACCCATCGACGGAAACGTCGTTGAGCTGGCCGATGTACTCCATGACCTCTTTGGTGAGTTCGCGGTTCTCCCCCTGGTCCATCACGATTTCGACAGTGTCGTCGTTGCGCTCGAAGATCCGACCACCGTTCTGGAACATGTGGTCGATGTAGTACTCGGTGGCCATCAGGGTCTGTCCGGCCGGGACGCAGGTCCCACGGCGTTCGCCGACGCCATCGGTCGCCTGGACGCCCTCCAAGAACTCGTCCCACGTCGGTTCGCGCGGCGTCATGCCGGCTTCCTCTTCCCACGTACTCACGCGGTACCAGTCCATCGTCATGTTGACCCAGATGGGCACGACGTATTGGTTGCCCTGTAATTCGAAGAGGAAGTCCTCGTTGAAGTCGTAGCCGTACAGCTCTTCCATCCAACTCGCCTGGTCGCTCAGGTCCGCGAGCACGCCCTGGAGTGCCAGCCCGCCACCTTTCTCCGGTGCCGTCGTCGTCAGCTCCGGCGGGTCACCGGCCTGCAGCAGCCGCGAGATGCGAGCCGACTGACTCGATCCGACGCCGACGAACTCCAGTCGGACGCCGTAGCCAGTCTCCTCGCTGAACCGCTCCGCCCACTTCTGGTAGTACTGTTTGAACGCGGAACTGTTCTCCGCGGAGAGGAAGTGGACTTCTCCCTTGTCGCCAGAAATCGTTCGCTCTTCGCCGGCGGACGTTCCGCCGCCGCCGTCACCGCCACCGCCACCGCCACCGCTGCCACCCGAACAACCGGCCAAGGTGGTCGTTGCCGCTGCCGCTACCCCTGCTCGCTTGAGAAACCGCCGTCGATTCTCATCCATGGCATTACACCACATTCGTCATGTTATTACCTGACATATAAACATTTAGTTTGATTGGATATTCGAGACGGCCGTCCGCGGCCGAGGCGTTCCCCCGCGTTTATGCGCCGCTCGTTCCTACGTGGCGGTATGGCTGTCTACCAACGGCGGACGCGGGTCGCCGCGCCGCTTCCCGAGGTGTGGGAGTTCCACTCCCGCGTGCGCGGGCTGGAGGCGTTGACCCCCGGATGGATGAACCTCCGCGTCGAGTCCGTCACCGGTCCGGACGGCGACCCCGACCCCGGGATTCTGGAGGCTGGTTCGCGCATCGACGCGTCGATGCGGCCGTTCGGCGTCGGCCCTCGCCAGCGGTGGACCTCGGTCATCACCGCGCGCGAACGCGAGGACGGGTCCGCGTACTTCCGCGACGAGATGGAGGGCGGCCCGTTCCGCCGCTGGGAGCACACCCACCGTTTTTTCGCCGACGGCTCGGAGACGGTCGTCGACGACCGCGTGGTCTACGCTCTGCCGTTCGGGGCGGTGGGCGAGGCAGCGAGTCGACTCGCCCGGGTCGGCTTCGAACCGATGTTCCGCTACCGACACCGGCGGACCCGCGCGCTGCTGGAGTGAGCCTTCGACAGCGGTGCGTGTAACTGTGTCCCGGCGTGCCGCCGCCCGTACTCGGCAACACGCCGGCGGTGGCCTCGGCTTCCAACAATCACTATGAGGACGGCGCCCCAACCGCCATCCATGGACGTGGACGTCGTCGACATGGATCACGTCGCGCTCCGCGTGAGCGACATCGACCGTGCCCTCGAATTCTATCACGACCTGCTGGGTATGTCGGTTCGTGACCGTGGGCGATTCGAGGCCGACGAGGTACCGTACGTCGCCGTCGTCGCTGGCGGTCGCCACCTCCATCTCGTCCCGAGCGACGACGACGTCGACGTTGGCGGGGAACACGTCTGTCTCCTCCTCCGCTCCGACGGCACGGGGACCCGTGCGGAACTCGATGCCCTCCTCGACGAACTTCGGGACGCCGGCGTCGAGGTCGAAGCCGGAGAGCCACACGAGCGCTACGGCGCCTACGGCCGCGATTGGGCCGCGTACGTGCGCGACCCCGACGGGCGACGTGTCGAACTCAAACTGCACTGACTGGGGAGTCGCGACCCCACGCCGTCGTCCCGGCCACCGCTCACCCGTCGACACGGTGGTCGGCGGCGGTGAGGTAGATTCCGGCGAGGACGACGGCCCCTCCGAGAAGGGTGCCGACGCTCGGCGTCTCGGCCAAGAGCAGCACCGCTAGGACCGCGCTCCCGATAGGTTCGCCGAGCAGCGAGACGCTCACGACGTGAGATTCGACGTGACCGAGTGCCCAGTTGATGACGGTGTGACCGAACACGCCGGGACCGAGCGCCATGCCCGCAAAGAGGAGCCACTCGTGACGTGGATACGTGAAGAGGACGGTCCCGCGCCCGACGGCAGCGATAAGCAACACCAGCGCACAGACGGTGTAGACGACCGTCACGTACGGGAGGACGCCGAGCCGCCGCCGGAGCGAACGGCCGGCGAGGTAGTAGCCCGCGACGGCGACGGCAGCGACGAGCGCGAGTAAGTTGCCGTACTGCGTACCGACGGCGGCGCCCGTCGCCGCGACGGCCGGATCGACCGCCGCCCGGATCGACGGCGCGAACGACAGGCCGACCATCCCGAGCATCGCGAGGGCGATCCCCAACGCACCCCGCCGACTCACGCGTTCGTCGAGGAGGACCCACGCGCCGACGGCGACGAAGGCCGGCTGCGCTTGGACGAGCGTCACGCTCGCGGCGACGGTGGTATGATCGAGGCTCTCGAACCACGTCACGAAGTGGACCGCGAGGGCGACGCCGGCGGCGACGGCGACGACGCCGTCACGGCGCTCGATACCGCCGATCGACGCTCGACGGCGGGCGGCGAACGGTACCAGCGCGCCCACGGTGAACGACACCCGGTACAGCGCCTTGATCACGTTCGGCGCGTCGCTCCAGCGGACCAGAATGGCGCTCGTGCTGATCGCCAGCACCGCGACGCCGAGGGCGAGGATCGGTGGGACGAGGGGGTCGTCGGACGCGGACACACGCCACCGGTCGTCGGGCGGCGGCTTACCGATGTCGACCACAGGTCGAACGCTATCGGTTCGTGCGTTCGGATTATCGAAGAAGAAAATTCTTCAAAGAGCGCTAGGAAGAATTATTCGGCATCATTTACGTAGTTGGAGACACGAGTGTACTCCGATGACGCGCTCGATACGCGATTGGCTATGGGTACTGGTCTTTGCGGTGCTCATCACGTTCTCGGTCCCCTGGTTCCTCTGGGGGTCGTCGACGGTCGTCGCCGGCCTGCCGGCGTGGCTGTGGTGGCACGTCGGCTGGATGTGCGTGGCGTCCGTCGTCTTCGCACTGTTCGCCCGAACGGGGTGGGATCGGCTGATGGGCGTCGATACGGACGCCGGCTTCGCGGCCGGGGGTGACCCGTGACGCTCCAACCGCTCGGCATCGTCGTCGCCTACCTCCTGTTGGCGCTCGGCGTCGGCTTTCTCGCCTACCGCGTCGGCGGGTCGGACGCCGAGGATTTCTATCTCGCCAGCCGGACGCTCGGGACCCTCGTACTTCTCTTTACAACCTTCGCGACCCTGCTCTCCGCGTTTACGTTCTTCGGCGGTCCGAACCTCGCGTATGCGGCGGGGCCGGAGTGGATCCTAGTGATGGGGCTGATGGACGGCATCCTCTTTGCCGTCCTCTGGTACGTCATCGGCTACCGGCAGTGGCTCATCGGCCGTGCCCGCGAGTACGTCACCCTCGGCGAGATGCTCGGGGACCGGTTCGGGTCGCCCCTGTTGCGTTCGCTAGTCGCGGGCGTCAGCCTCCTCTGGCTCTTCCCGTACGTCATGCTCCAGCAGATGGGTGCCGGCGAGGCGCTCCGAGGACTGACCGCCGGCGCCGTTCCCTACTGGGGCGGCGCCGCGCTCATCACCGTCTTCATGATCGTCTACGTGATGCTCGCGGGGCTCCGCGGCGTCGCGTGGACCGACACCCTCCAGGGCCTGTTCATGCTTTCGGTGCTCTGGGTCGCCGTCGTCTGGGTCGTCGGCGCCGTCGGCGGCGTCGACGCCGCGACTGCGGGGATGACCGCGGCCAACCCCGACTTCGCCGCGCTCGGCGGCGGCCTCTACTCCCCACAGTTCATCATCTCGTCGGCGGTCACCATCGCCTTCGGCGTCACCATGTTCCCACAGATCAACCAGCGCTTCTTCGTCGCAAGGTCGGCGACGGTGCTGAAACGCTCGTTCGCCCTCTGGCCGGTGCTCGTTCTCCTCCTTTTCGTCCCCGCGTTCATGCTCGGGGCGTGGGCGGTCGGCCTCCCGATCGAGGTGCCCGAGGGTGCGAACGTCCTCTCCGTCCTGCTCGCCGAGTACACGCCGACGTGGTTCGCCGCGCTCGTCGTCGCCGGCGCGATGGCCGCGATGATGTCCTCCTCGGACTCGATGCTGCTGTCGGGGTCCTCGTACTTCACCCGTGACCTCTACCGCCCGCTCGTGCGACCGGACGCGAGCGACCGCCGCGAGGCGTGGATCGCCCGGATCGGCGTCGCCGTCTTCGCGACCCTCGCGTTCGTCGCCAGCCTCACCCGTCCCGGGACGCTCATCGAAGTCGGCGACACCGCCTTCTCCGGCTTCGCCCTTCTGGCTCCGCCGGTCATGATCGCGCTCTACCGGGACGCGACCACCCGTGACGGCATGCTCGTCGGCGTCGCCGTCCCGCAGATGCTCTACCTCCTGCACGTCCTCGTCCCCGCGACGTCGGTTCGGGTCGCCGGCACGAGCGTCGAACTCCTCGCCCGAACGTACGGCGGGTGGGACGTGGCGCTCGCGTTCATGCTCCTCGGGGCCGTCCTCACCGTCGGCGTCTCCGCCCTCTCCTCCCAGTCGTTCGGCGAGGACGCGGAGCGATTCGCCGTCGGCGGCGACTAACCCCGCGTCGGAAAGCCCCCCTGCCCCCACGCCGCCCGTTCCCTTCGAGCGACGCTCCCGACGGCGGCCCCGACGACGCCGAGGCGGACGTGGCGGAACCGGACGGAATTCGGCGCGGGATGCCGACCGAACCGGCTTACGCGGACGAGCAGTCTAGTCGTTTCGCGCCGCCCACGGCCGCAGTATCGCGTGGACCGCCTCGTTCATCGGCGCCTCGACGCCCACACGCTCGGCGTGGCGTACGACCGACCCGTGGAGGGCGTCGAGTTCCAACCGATTCCCGTGGGTCAGATCGTAGTGGAGCGAGGAGTACATCCCCGGATTCAGATCCTGGACGAACGCACACCACTCGTCGACCACCGCCTCCGGCAGGTCGACCCCCTCCGCCCGCGCGACGCTACTCACCTCCGCCATGAGCCGCTGGTACATCGTCCACGACGCCTCGACCTCCCGAATCTCCCCCAGCGACAGCCGCGTCGTCGCCGTCATCCCCGCCTGCGCACAGATGAGACAGAACTTCCGCCAGAGTTCGGTGCGCACGTCGTCGGCCAGGACCGCCTCGACGCCCGCACACGCCGACAGCGCGCCGTCGAGCGCCTCGATTCGATCCGTTCGCTCGCCGTCGAGTTCCCCGTAGACGAACCGTGCGGGACCGCCCGTGTGCTCGACCACGCCCGGTTCGGCGACGGTGGAGAAGATGTACGCCACGCCGCCGACGACGTGCCCCTCGCCGACTTCCTCGGCGATCCACGCCTCGTTGTCGACGCCGTTCTGGAGCGAGACGACGGCCGTATCGTCGCCCAGCAACGGCCCGAGGGCCGCGGCCGCCTCGCGCGTGTCGTACGACTTCACGCAGAACAGGACGTAGTCACACGGGCCGACCGCGCTCGGGTCGTCCGTCGCCGGCGGGTCGACCGACGTATCGCCCGCGACGCTCTCGACCCGCAACCCCGACGACTGGAGCGCCGCCAAGTGGTCGCCACGGGCGATCAGATGCACCTCGTGACCGGCGTCCGCGAGTCGCGCGCCGAGATAGCCACCGACGCCACCGGCTCCGAAGACGGCGAACTTCATGATCGGCGTACGACCGACGGCGTCAAAGGCACTTGGGACTCCACGCGAACCTCGGGGTGTGATTTCCCGAGAAAATATTAGATTATTAATTAGTCGACGAACGATACTCGCACTGGGGAAACGGGGGTGCCTCTGACACATCACGGGAACAGCTATCGTTCGTCCGTTTCCACCGTTTCCCTCCCCTATCCGGTGCTTCTCGGCGCGGACCGTCCGCATATCGTTCCGACTCCCCGGAGCAACTCTGCCCTCCCCGATTTGAACTCCGAAAGACGGTCGCCTCACTCCGTTCGACACTGCGACTTCCGTGCTCAAATCGGCTCAGTTGGGTTTTCGGAGAAAATCCGCCCTCCCCGATTTGAACGGGGGGCAAGCCGATCTACAGTCGGCTGCTCTACCAGTCTGAGCTAAGGGCGGGCACCTACACGTAATCGCCAGACTGGACTTAAGGATTCCCATTCGGCCGGACGGACCCGAACCCTTTCCCCGGCCGCCCGCCATCGACGCCGCATGGACGAGGAGCGACAGGCTACCTTCGGGCCGGACGGCGAGTTGGAGACCGAGGCGCCGGCGGCGACGGGCACCAACGACTTCGGCGAGGAGACGGGTGCCGACGAGACGGACGGTGGGTTCAACCGTTACGCGGTGGTCAGCCTGCTCCAGAAGGCCATCCGCCGCGGTGACGAGGAGGTGTCGGCGTGGTGTGCCTGGGAACTCGCCCGCTCCGGCTTCGGGTGGAACCTCTGGGACCGTCTGAACACGTTCGTCGTCGAGGACTTGCAGGCCGACGCGCGGGCAGCCCTCCTCGTCGGCCGGTACGAGGACCTCGCGGCGGAGTGGGACATGGACTCCCGGCGCGGACAGATGGCGGCGGTGCAGGCGGCGCTCGTCGTTGCCCGTGCCCGTAGCGCCCGCGAGGGCGCGAACGCGGTCAACGCCTTCCACGCCATCGCGACGCGACGGGCCGAGGCCCACGACCGGGGCGGGGAGCCGACACACTCCTTCCCCGTCGCGGCCGACGACCTCTCGGCAGGCGGGCGGTTCGACGTGGCGCTCGACGGCCACACGGGGGAGGGAAAGCGACTGAACCGTAGCTCGCCGTTCTTCCGAGTTCACGGCGCGCGCGTCGGTCCCGAGGGCGAGACGGAACCGAGCGCACGGTGGAAACGGCTGTATCTGGCGCTCGACGAGTACGACTACACCGACGAGGAGATCGAACACGCCCTCGCGGCGGTCGATGCCGACGACCCGTGGGCGGAGCCGGAGTTCGAGTAGCTCACTCGTCCCACAGCGCGTACACGTCGTCGCGGATCGGCTCGGTGTACCGCTGACCGTCGAGTTCGACGCCCGCTTCCCCCTCCACGACCCGGCCGATGTCGACGGCGTCGATCCCCTCGGCAGAGAGCGCTGCCAGCGCCTCGTCTCCGTCGGCCGCGTCGACGGCGGCGAGCAAGGCTCCGGAGCCGAGGACCCGGAGGGGATCGATGCCGACGGCGTCGCAGACGACCCGGGTCTCGTCGCGGACGCGGACGGCGTCGCGGTCGACCTCGAGGGTCGCCCCCGCGGTCAACGCCATCTCGATCAATCCCTCGAGGACGCCGCCCTCCGTCGGGTCGTGCATGGCCGTCGCGACGGGCGCGAGGACGGCCGCCTCCGGCATGACGCTGAGGTCGTCGAACGCGGCGGTCGCGCGGTCGAGCGTCGACGCCGGGAGGTCGAGTCGGTCACGGAAGTCGGTGGCGACGACGCCCGTCGCCTCGATGCCCGCGCCCTTCGTGAGCAGGATCCGATCGCCCGGCGTCGCCCCGCCCGTCGGGACGTACCGGTCGGCGACGCCGAGGCAGGTGAGCGAGCAGAGCGGCCTATCGAGACCGGCGACGACTTCGGTGTGCCCGCCGGCGATGGTCAGCCCCAGCCGCCTCGACTCGGCGTCGAGTTGGCCGGTAACCGTCTCCAGCAGGTCCGTATCGGCGCCCGGGAGGAGGACCGTACAGAGGAGAAACGCCGGGCGGCCGCCACACGCCGCCACGTCGTTCGAGGCGACGGTGACGGCCAGTTGGCCGATGCGCTCGGCCGCGAGCGAGATGGGGTCCGTGCTGACGACCAGCGTCTCCCCGCCCACCCGAATCGCCGCGGCGTCCTCGCCGAACGCGGGTCCGGCGAGGAGGTCCGGGTTCGTCGCGCCCGTCCGCGACAGCACGAGGTCGGTAAGCGTCGCCCGATCCAACTTCCCGGTCATGCGCGGCGCTACGCCCGCCCCGTTGATGTGCCTTCCCGTCCACACCTACAAGCCACCACGGCCGGTAGGCGACGTATGCTCCTGACGCCCGGCCCGACGGCGATGCCGCCGTCCGTCCGCGAAGCGATGAGCGAGGAACTGATCAACCCCGACGTCGATCCGAGGTTTGCCGACCGCTACGACGCCGTGCTCGACAAACTCGGGACCGTCTTCGGAACCGACGACGAGGTCGTGGTCATGGGCGGCGAGGGTATCCTCGGTCTCGAAGCGGCCGTTGCCTCGACCGTCGCGCCCGGTGACCGGGTGCTCTGTCTCTCGAACGGGCCGTACGGCGACGGGTTCACCGACTTCGTCGAGAGCTACGGCGGCGAGTCGACGCTCGTCGACGCGGACTACGACGATTCGCTCCCCCTGGCCGACTTGGAACGGACGCTCGCGGGCGGCGAGTACGACGTGGCGACCATGGTCCACTGCGAGACGCCGACGGGGACGCTCAACGAACTCTCCCCCGCGCTCGACCTGTTCGACGAGCACGACGTCCTGACCGTCGTCGACGCCGTCTCCTCACTCGGCGGGACGCCCGTCCCGACCGACCGTATCGACATCTGCCTCGGCGCCTCACAGAAGTGCTTCAGCGCGCCGCCGGGGCTCGCCATCGCGTCGGTGAGCGCGGCGGCGTGGGAGCGGATCGAGGACCGCGACCCCGCGTCGCTCTACACCAACCTGCTTCCGTGGCACGGGGCCGAACAGCCGTACCCCTACACCCACCTGACGACGCTCGTGGTCGCACTCGACGAGGCGCTCGACCTCCTTCTGGGTGAAGGACTGGACGCCGTCTACGACCGCCACCAGGAGGTGGCCGCGCACTGCCGAGCGCGTGGCCGTGACCTCGGACTGGAGCCATACCCCGGTCCCGAGCGGAGCTCGCCGACCGTCACTGCCTTTTCGGTGCCCGGACGGGCAACCGAGCTACAGGACCGGCTCCGTGAGGACCACGACGTGACGCTTTCGACGGGGTTCGGTGACCTCGCCGCCGACGTGCTTCGGGTCGGACACATGGGGTACAACGCCGACCTCGACCGGGTCGAACGAGCGATGGACGCACTCGCCGCGGAGCGCTAGTCGATTCCCTGCTCGGTCACACGAATCCCCTTCTCCGCGAGGTGGCGCATCTGTCGCTGGGCGAAGTCCTCCTCGCTCGTCCCCCGAGTCGCGAGGACGTACACCGTCGCGCTCCCGGCGGGACGCATCGTCCGGCCGGCGCGCTGGGCTCCCTGTCGGCGCGACCCGCCGAGCCCCGAGGCGACGACGGCGAGTTCGGCGTTCGGCAGGTCGATCCCCTCGTCGCCGACCCGTGAGACGACGAGCGTCCGGCGGTCGCCGGACCGGAACTCCTCGAACAGCCGGTCGCGTTCGTGGTGGGGGGTCTCGCCGCTCACGAAGGGAGCGTCGATTGCCCCGGCGATCGACCGGCCGTGATCCAGCCACTCGACGAACACGAGTGCCTTCGCGGTCGGATGTTCGGCGAGGAGGTGTCGAACCTCGTCGACCTTCGCCGGGTTTTCGCTCGCGATGCGATGTCGCGCGCGCGGTTCCGCGCTCGCGTACGCGTTCCGCTCCTCGTCGTCCGCCCACGGGAGGTAGCGAATCTCGACTTCCGGCTCCTGCACGTAGCCGGCGTCGAAGAGGGCGTCCCAGTCGGTGCCGATCGGCGGGCCGACGAGCGTGTAGATGTCCGTCTCGCGGTCGTCTTCCCGGACCGGCGTCGCGGAGAGACCGAGGCGGTGTTTGCTCTGTAGGTCCGCGCTCCGGCGGTACACTTCGCTGGGGATGTGGTGTACCTCGTCGTAGACGATCAGCCCCCACTCGCGCCGGTCGAAGAGCGCGCGATGGCGGTCCATGCCTGCGACCTGATACGTCGCGATCGTAACCGGTCGAATCTCCTTCTCGCCGCCGTGGTACTCGCCGATGTCCCCGTCCCCGAACGTCGTGTGTTCGCGGAGTTCCGACCGCCACTGGCCGGCGAGTTCGCGGCTCGGAACGAGGATCAGCGTCTCGCCGCCGACGGCCGCGAGGGCGCCGATGGCGGCGACGGTCTTCCCGCTTCCGGATGGACCGACGAACACCCCTGCCCGCTGGTCGAGGAACCGATCGACCCAGTCGCGCTGGTAGTCCCGGAGCGGGGTCGTCAACTCGACGTCCAGTGGGTCGCCGGTTTCCAGGCTCCGGTCGTCGACGACCGGGTACCCCGCCTCGTAGAGGATCCGTTTGATCGCCGCCTCGCTGCCCTCGACCACCCAGCTTTCGGTGTCCGAAATCGGCGCGTGGAGCTGTTCCTCGTCGAGTTTCTGCCGCGCGACGTTCCCCATCAGGCTCTCGCTCGCCGCCTCCAACACGGTGTAGCCGTCCTCGTGGGTGGTGAGCGTGAACTGCCGGGCACGAGTCCACTGGCGTTCGATCCACTCCTCCAGATGCGGAGAGCGGCGAGGGAGCACGGAGCGGAGCGTCCGCAGGAAGGCGTCGCAGTCGTCGAACGGGGCGGCCCACACGTCCTCCCGGCGGATACGGTAGAGATAGCCCTTGGTCCCGGACGTGTCGGCGAGGTGGGCGACCCGCGAGAGTTGTGCGCGCGTGTACTGCGTCGGCTGGTCGACGACGAGTTCGCGACGCTCGGGGAAGCAGACGACGCGCTCGCGTTCGGCGAGCCGGCTCCACTCCGTCGGATACCAGACGACCGGATCGGCCTCGACGTCGAGCCGTTGCACGTCGCCCTCGGCGACCAACCGGTCGAGGGCCTCGCTGGCGGCGGCCTGTGAGCAGCCGAGGCGACGGGCGATCTGCTGGGCGGTGGCGACGGGGCGCCCCTCCTCCTGGAGCGCATCGTAAAACGACTCCACGGTGACGACCTGCTCGTCGTCTCCGTCGGCGGACTCGTCAGTCATCGATCGGTGTACGGCCCGGACGGAGAAACGAGTTGTGACCTGCTATCCCAGTAGCCCGAGATCGTCGATACGGTCGACGATCACCCCGACCGCTTCGGCCGCGTCGGCCGTCCGCTTTCCACCCGT from Haloplanus salinus encodes:
- a CDS encoding 2-dehydropantoate 2-reductase, whose protein sequence is MKFAVFGAGGVGGYLGARLADAGHEVHLIARGDHLAALQSSGLRVESVAGDTSVDPPATDDPSAVGPCDYVLFCVKSYDTREAAAALGPLLGDDTAVVSLQNGVDNEAWIAEEVGEGHVVGGVAYIFSTVAEPGVVEHTGGPARFVYGELDGERTDRIEALDGALSACAGVEAVLADDVRTELWRKFCLICAQAGMTATTRLSLGEIREVEASWTMYQRLMAEVSSVARAEGVDLPEAVVDEWCAFVQDLNPGMYSSLHYDLTHGNRLELDALHGSVVRHAERVGVEAPMNEAVHAILRPWAARND
- a CDS encoding sodium:solute symporter family protein, translated to MTLQPLGIVVAYLLLALGVGFLAYRVGGSDAEDFYLASRTLGTLVLLFTTFATLLSAFTFFGGPNLAYAAGPEWILVMGLMDGILFAVLWYVIGYRQWLIGRAREYVTLGEMLGDRFGSPLLRSLVAGVSLLWLFPYVMLQQMGAGEALRGLTAGAVPYWGGAALITVFMIVYVMLAGLRGVAWTDTLQGLFMLSVLWVAVVWVVGAVGGVDAATAGMTAANPDFAALGGGLYSPQFIISSAVTIAFGVTMFPQINQRFFVARSATVLKRSFALWPVLVLLLFVPAFMLGAWAVGLPIEVPEGANVLSVLLAEYTPTWFAALVVAGAMAAMMSSSDSMLLSGSSYFTRDLYRPLVRPDASDRREAWIARIGVAVFATLAFVASLTRPGTLIEVGDTAFSGFALLAPPVMIALYRDATTRDGMLVGVAVPQMLYLLHVLVPATSVRVAGTSVELLARTYGGWDVALAFMLLGAVLTVGVSALSSQSFGEDAERFAVGGD
- a CDS encoding AIR synthase family protein; the protein is MTGKLDRATLTDLVLSRTGATNPDLLAGPAFGEDAAAIRVGGETLVVSTDPISLAAERIGQLAVTVASNDVAACGGRPAFLLCTVLLPGADTDLLETVTGQLDAESRRLGLTIAGGHTEVVAGLDRPLCSLTCLGVADRYVPTGGATPGDRILLTKGAGIEATGVVATDFRDRLDLPASTLDRATAAFDDLSVMPEAAVLAPVATAMHDPTEGGVLEGLIEMALTAGATLEVDRDAVRVRDETRVVCDAVGIDPLRVLGSGALLAAVDAADGDEALAALSAEGIDAVDIGRVVEGEAGVELDGQRYTEPIRDDVYALWDE
- a CDS encoding DEAD/DEAH box helicase family protein gives rise to the protein MTDESADGDDEQVVTVESFYDALQEEGRPVATAQQIARRLGCSQAAASEALDRLVAEGDVQRLDVEADPVVWYPTEWSRLAERERVVCFPERRELVVDQPTQYTRAQLSRVAHLADTSGTKGYLYRIRREDVWAAPFDDCDAFLRTLRSVLPRRSPHLEEWIERQWTRARQFTLTTHEDGYTVLEAASESLMGNVARQKLDEEQLHAPISDTESWVVEGSEAAIKRILYEAGYPVVDDRSLETGDPLDVELTTPLRDYQRDWVDRFLDQRAGVFVGPSGSGKTVAAIGALAAVGGETLILVPSRELAGQWRSELREHTTFGDGDIGEYHGGEKEIRPVTIATYQVAGMDRHRALFDRREWGLIVYDEVHHIPSEVYRRSADLQSKHRLGLSATPVREDDRETDIYTLVGPPIGTDWDALFDAGYVQEPEVEIRYLPWADDEERNAYASAEPRARHRIASENPAKVDEVRHLLAEHPTAKALVFVEWLDHGRSIAGAIDAPFVSGETPHHERDRLFEEFRSGDRRTLVVSRVGDEGIDLPNAELAVVASGLGGSRRQGAQRAGRTMRPAGSATVYVLATRGTSEEDFAQRQMRHLAEKGIRVTEQGID
- a CDS encoding pyridoxal-phosphate-dependent aminotransferase family protein, coding for MLLTPGPTAMPPSVREAMSEELINPDVDPRFADRYDAVLDKLGTVFGTDDEVVVMGGEGILGLEAAVASTVAPGDRVLCLSNGPYGDGFTDFVESYGGESTLVDADYDDSLPLADLERTLAGGEYDVATMVHCETPTGTLNELSPALDLFDEHDVLTVVDAVSSLGGTPVPTDRIDICLGASQKCFSAPPGLAIASVSAAAWERIEDRDPASLYTNLLPWHGAEQPYPYTHLTTLVVALDEALDLLLGEGLDAVYDRHQEVAAHCRARGRDLGLEPYPGPERSSPTVTAFSVPGRATELQDRLREDHDVTLSTGFGDLAADVLRVGHMGYNADLDRVERAMDALAAER